In Pectinophora gossypiella unplaced genomic scaffold, ilPecGoss1.1 Pgos_47, whole genome shotgun sequence, one genomic interval encodes:
- the LOC126381354 gene encoding uncharacterized protein LOC126381354, whose protein sequence is MAGDEVVKDLVKKRGSFKGRLTGFINFCTELSKKELTSSDARELQLRLSKLQSLYDQYDEVQLQIECLVLEPEPQYTARTEFDAQYYRALADAEEMLSTFNKANEPPAPAGSDKSTHTSNRNQLVKLPTIQLPKFNGVYESWLEFRDTFTSLVHSNDDIDAINKFHYLRACLEGSAAVVINSIEFSASNYSVAWKLLCERFDNKRLLIHNHVAALFNIENVKESSAHLKRLIDQLNKNIRALKSLGEAVEHWDTLLIYIVTQKLDLKTFREWEEYKGRLEEDDPITFKKFIKFIRNRADLIETLEMSRSGPASTCNKSNPKLKSMVGVQNTSNAQLSSKVCPKCKGNHTLTDCSSFLALSNEERLKLVPTFKICYNCLTAGHFANRCRKQGCKICKRRHNTLLHTTEYKSIANAHNENVHLPYNEPSTSKSHTIVWKLY, encoded by the coding sequence ATGGCCGGGGATGAGGTGGTAAAGGATTTAGTGAAAAAGAGAGGCAGTTTTAAGGGACGATTGACTGGTTTCATTAACTTCTGCACAGAGTTATCTAAGAAAGAATTAACTAGTTCTGACGCGAGGGAATTGCAGTTGCGTTTAAGTAAACTTCAGTCTTTGTATGACCAATATGACGAGGTGCAGTTGCAGATAGAATGTTTAGTGTTAGAACCTGAGCCTCAATATACCGCACGTACTGAGTTTGACGCGCAGTACTACCGTGCTTTAGCCGACGCCGAGGAAATGTTGTCTACATTTAATAAGGCTAATGAGCCGCCGGCACCTGCGGGTAGTGATAAGAGCACTCATACAAGTAACCGTAATCAGCTCGTCAAGTTGCCTACAATACAGTTGCCAAAATTCAATGGTGTTTATGAGAGTTGGTTGGAGTTTCGTGACACTTTCACTAGTCTTGTTCACTCAAATGACGACATTGacgcaataaataaattccacTATTTACGCGCATGTTTAGAAGGCTCTGCTGCCGTGGTAATTAATTCCATTGAGTTCTCGGCTAGTAATTACTCAGTGGCATGGAAACTGTTGTGCGAAAGATTCGACAATAAACGTCTGCTAATTCATAATCACGTCGCAGCGTTATTCAACATTGAAAATGTCAAAGAGTCTTCTGCTCATTTAAAACGCTTAATTGaccaacttaataaaaatattcgggctTTAAAGTCCTTAGGTGAGGCTGTTGAGCACTGGGACACCTTATTAATTTACATTGTGACTCAAAAGTTGGACCTCAAAACCTTTAGAGAATGGGAAGAGTACAAGGGCCGCTTAGAAGAGGATGACCCTATCACATTCAAAAAGTTCATTAAGTTCATACGTAATCGCGCGGACTTGATTGAGACGTTAGAGATGTCACGCAGTGGTCCCGCAAGTACCTGCAACAAGTCCAATCCTAAACTGAAGTCTATGGTCGGTGTGCAAAACACTTCTAATGCGCAATTGTCATCTAAGGTTTGTCCTAAATGCAAGGGTAATCATACTTTAACTGATTGTTCTTCCTTTTTGGCCTTAAGCAACGAAGAACGGCTGAAGTTAGTCCCCACTTTCAAAATATGTTACAACTGTTTGACAGCCGGTCATTTTGCAAATCGTTGTAGGAAACAAGGGTGTAAAATCTGCAAACGTCGTCACAATACATTGTTGCATACAACTGAATATAAATCGATTGCAAATGCACATAATGAGAATGTTCACTTACCTTATAATGAGCCTTCCACTTCCAAGTCGCACACCATCGTCTGGAAATTGTACTAG